In Caldicellulosiruptor obsidiansis OB47, a single window of DNA contains:
- a CDS encoding ABC transporter permease has product MVIKKIPLRIMEREFLQFFSIMMLVAIAVMTYTLFAVSMEDIDINYKIFKKDFVQEDGYFITSQKIDKKLLKEKFGIELEERLFYEIQQDGVTLRIFSISNKINKPYVEAGKMPRQGEVLLDPSFFKTQQYHTYDEIVISGKKFRVSGVGYLPDYIYIIKNDQDLLPDPKHFGVVLMLKSEMQKLFPVVPVHYYSYKGKVNNIENFKSFINSNWRLLKFVERDRNPRIIYTEMKLENAKRMTLPLSLFIILVSSFILFIVMRRVINTMHAEIGTLYSMGYTQEDVVKVFMRFPLYIWFFGSVAGVLIGFFEASSFAQFYRSYFTLPKIKTVLPWQHIFVAMVLPAIFMFLSGYLALKNFFKLTIVEMLHGIDEIKFGKLPTIKFFDRFEFKTRIMLKYGWRHIGREVILAVGIIFSTILMMYGMTAKDSIVVAIERTYEKNFRYNYLYSLNSVSTHPEIKLQSAAEPYNLLSFDIEGTKLSIMIYGVKSHSNMIKLYDDKGNEISVSSELIITKPLASKLGIGEGDEIKLKNEFTGKEYTLKVKKVANLPVGNNGYMELESFNKLFGYRNGEYIGIFSKEKMDIPENLFFESYTKSELINTIKASADDLSKTIGVIALIAAILALLIVYVLSTLTLNENKKNIGILKMLGYKEGNIFKMILGFNYVSLVTGFIIGVPLSKLTMDSLISRATKNIDFAMSIDLSVNSILSTFAVLTVVFLLSRLLARQKIAKVMPVEILRQQVD; this is encoded by the coding sequence ATGGTAATCAAAAAAATTCCCCTGCGAATAATGGAAAGAGAGTTTTTGCAATTCTTTTCTATAATGATGCTTGTAGCTATTGCCGTAATGACATATACACTCTTTGCTGTGTCAATGGAAGACATAGATATAAATTATAAGATATTTAAAAAAGACTTCGTCCAGGAAGATGGGTATTTTATAACATCACAAAAGATAGATAAGAAGCTTTTGAAAGAAAAGTTTGGTATTGAACTTGAAGAGAGACTTTTTTATGAAATTCAGCAAGATGGGGTTACTTTAAGAATATTTTCAATTTCAAATAAAATAAACAAGCCATATGTAGAAGCGGGTAAGATGCCAAGGCAAGGCGAAGTTTTGCTTGACCCGAGCTTTTTTAAAACCCAGCAGTATCACACCTACGATGAAATAGTCATTTCAGGAAAGAAATTCAGAGTAAGTGGAGTAGGGTATCTTCCTGATTACATTTACATTATTAAAAATGACCAAGACCTTCTCCCAGACCCCAAACACTTTGGTGTTGTGTTGATGCTAAAAAGCGAGATGCAAAAACTATTTCCTGTGGTTCCTGTTCATTACTATAGCTATAAAGGAAAAGTTAACAATATTGAAAATTTCAAAAGCTTTATAAATTCTAATTGGAGACTTTTAAAGTTTGTTGAAAGAGACCGAAATCCAAGAATAATATACACAGAGATGAAACTTGAAAATGCAAAGAGAATGACATTGCCACTCAGTCTTTTTATAATTCTTGTATCCTCATTTATACTTTTTATTGTCATGCGAAGGGTAATAAACACTATGCATGCGGAAATTGGCACACTTTATTCCATGGGTTATACTCAGGAAGATGTGGTCAAAGTTTTCATGAGATTTCCACTTTATATTTGGTTTTTTGGTTCTGTTGCTGGCGTTTTGATAGGATTTTTTGAGGCATCTTCGTTTGCACAGTTTTACAGGTCATACTTTACCTTACCAAAGATAAAAACAGTTTTACCTTGGCAGCATATATTTGTTGCAATGGTGCTACCAGCCATATTTATGTTTCTTTCAGGGTACCTTGCTCTTAAAAACTTTTTCAAGCTGACAATTGTAGAGATGCTTCATGGAATTGACGAAATAAAATTTGGCAAGCTTCCTACAATAAAGTTTTTTGATAGATTTGAATTTAAAACAAGGATTATGCTCAAATATGGCTGGAGACATATAGGAAGAGAGGTTATTTTGGCAGTTGGCATTATCTTTTCAACAATCCTTATGATGTATGGGATGACGGCAAAAGATTCAATCGTTGTTGCAATTGAAAGAACATATGAGAAGAATTTTAGGTACAATTATCTTTATTCTTTGAATTCTGTGTCCACACACCCTGAGATTAAACTCCAAAGCGCAGCTGAGCCATACAACCTTTTGTCTTTTGACATTGAAGGGACAAAGCTGAGTATTATGATTTACGGTGTGAAAAGTCACTCAAACATGATAAAGCTCTATGATGATAAAGGGAATGAAATCTCTGTGTCAAGTGAACTTATCATAACCAAACCTCTTGCAAGCAAACTCGGTATTGGCGAAGGAGATGAGATTAAACTAAAGAATGAATTTACAGGCAAAGAATATACTTTAAAAGTAAAAAAAGTAGCTAACCTTCCAGTCGGAAACAATGGGTACATGGAACTTGAAAGTTTTAATAAGCTTTTTGGATATAGAAATGGAGAGTATATTGGGATATTCTCAAAAGAGAAGATGGATATTCCTGAGAACTTGTTTTTTGAGAGTTATACTAAATCTGAGCTTATAAATACAATAAAGGCCTCAGCTGACGACCTTTCAAAGACTATTGGAGTTATAGCGCTAATTGCCGCTATTCTTGCGCTTTTAATTGTGTATGTTCTGTCTACTTTAACTCTCAATGAAAATAAGAAAAACATAGGGATTTTAAAAATGCTTGGATACAAGGAAGGAAATATTTTTAAGATGATTCTTGGCTTTAATTATGTTTCCTTAGTAACAGGGTTCATTATAGGTGTGCCTCTTTCTAAATTGACAATGGATAGTCTTATAAGTAGAGCCACAAAAAATATCGATTTTGCTATGAGCATTGATTTGAGCGTAAATAGCATTTTATCAACATTTGCAGTGTTAACTGTAGTGTTCCTGCTTTCAAGACTTTTGGCAAGACAAAAAATAGCAAAGGTAATGCCTGTTGAGATATTAAGACAGCAGGTTGATTAA
- a CDS encoding sigma-70 family RNA polymerase sigma factor: MEQIYSKYYQKVLNYLTFMLKTSKEAEDIAQEVFYKLIKNPPREDNIQGWLITVAKNFAINYLKSQKRISMGEKYLLCSQTPQDDIEILQVKMTLEKLPEEQRELLILKYSGYTYEEIAKRAALFSFESALLTLINLLS; the protein is encoded by the coding sequence TTGGAGCAGATTTACTCTAAATACTATCAAAAGGTGCTAAATTACTTGACATTCATGTTGAAGACTTCAAAAGAGGCAGAAGACATTGCACAAGAAGTTTTTTACAAGCTCATTAAAAATCCCCCTCGCGAGGATAATATCCAAGGATGGCTTATTACTGTTGCAAAAAACTTTGCAATAAACTACTTAAAATCGCAAAAGAGAATTTCTATGGGAGAAAAATACCTGCTTTGCTCTCAAACCCCACAAGATGACATTGAAATACTTCAGGTCAAAATGACACTTGAAAAACTGCCTGAGGAACAAAGAGAGCTGCTAATTTTGAAATACTCTGGATATACATACGAAGAGATAGCAAAAAGGGCTGCGCTTTTCTCTTTTGAGTCAGCCCTTTTGACTTTAATCAACCTGCTGTCTTAA
- a CDS encoding glycosyl hydrolase, whose translation MKISKSIKEAILNGAKIVKEHFSGEDVYSALPESDRFEIEFCIEIEKSGYFNLYLNYKIEKYTKAVYLVDIDGLCHGDIRLHTELDEVSKMKIGRTFLEKGPKRIKIYGGWGVARIYAIELEEDKLQNYSAPSFDLSNKNASDKCKKLMEYFSKIYDKAIVAGQHTNTAAGPEIAYLEYQTGKKPALRGFDFLSYTRHTITNNMTYDAMFEVILNKGSVEEAIKWHKELGGIVTFCWHWFSPIGGNDKTFYTKNTDFDIEVGLCPNTEENKLLMEDIYEIGKWLKIMADADVPVIFRPLHEADGRWFWWGAKGFNAYKRLYYLLYDVYTNYFKLNNLIWVWNAPHPDWRIEKDYYDIAGVDFYAPPQNYGPISFWYDYVYELTEAKKPIALTENGPIPDPEVLQNTKTYWLWFMPWWGGFTADGKINSFEHLRKVYTHPYVITLDKFDLFRR comes from the coding sequence GTGAAGATAAGCAAATCCATAAAAGAAGCAATATTAAATGGAGCAAAAATTGTCAAGGAACATTTCAGTGGGGAAGATGTTTATAGTGCTTTGCCCGAATCAGACAGGTTTGAAATTGAGTTTTGCATAGAAATAGAAAAAAGTGGTTATTTCAATCTATATTTGAATTATAAAATAGAAAAGTACACAAAAGCTGTCTATCTTGTAGATATAGATGGATTATGTCATGGCGATATTAGATTGCATACTGAATTGGATGAAGTTTCAAAAATGAAGATTGGAAGAACCTTCTTAGAAAAAGGTCCGAAAAGAATCAAAATTTATGGTGGCTGGGGAGTAGCTCGCATATATGCAATTGAACTTGAAGAAGATAAGTTGCAAAATTACAGTGCTCCTTCATTTGATCTTTCAAACAAAAATGCATCTGATAAATGCAAAAAATTGATGGAATATTTTTCAAAAATTTATGACAAAGCAATTGTTGCAGGCCAGCACACAAACACAGCAGCAGGACCAGAAATTGCATATTTAGAATATCAAACAGGCAAAAAACCAGCTCTTCGTGGTTTTGATTTTCTAAGCTATACAAGACACACCATTACTAATAATATGACCTACGATGCAATGTTTGAAGTAATTTTAAATAAAGGCTCTGTTGAAGAAGCAATTAAATGGCATAAGGAGTTAGGAGGAATTGTGACATTTTGCTGGCATTGGTTTTCTCCAATAGGAGGCAATGATAAGACTTTTTATACAAAAAACACCGATTTTGATATTGAGGTTGGTCTTTGCCCTAATACTGAAGAAAACAAGCTGCTAATGGAGGATATATATGAAATTGGCAAGTGGCTAAAAATCATGGCAGATGCAGATGTGCCTGTTATTTTCAGACCTCTTCATGAAGCAGATGGCAGGTGGTTTTGGTGGGGAGCAAAAGGGTTTAATGCTTACAAAAGGCTTTACTATCTTTTATATGATGTATACACTAATTACTTTAAGCTAAACAATCTTATATGGGTTTGGAATGCACCACATCCTGATTGGAGAATAGAAAAGGACTACTATGATATTGCAGGGGTTGATTTTTATGCCCCACCCCAAAACTATGGTCCTATTTCATTTTGGTATGATTATGTTTATGAGCTGACAGAAGCTAAAAAACCCATAGCTTTGACAGAAAACGGGCCAATCCCTGACCCTGAGGTCCTACAAAATACAAAAACTTATTGGCTTTGGTTTATGCCTTGGTGGGGTGGATTTACGGCTGATGGCAAGATAAATTCGTTTGAACATCTAAGAAAGGTTTATACCCACCCTTACGTAATAACACTTGATAAATTTGACTTATTTAGAAGATGA
- a CDS encoding glycoside hydrolase family 28 protein, which produces MRIIVTDFGAKPDGVSFSTEAIQKAIDICFENGGGVVVIPAGIYLSRPIRLKSNVTLYLEEGAVIKATNNIEDYYQIGYYHNEWGEVTSFLYAMNEKDIAVEGKGTIDLSGSSFMDFSRAFNQFEELSQLDKEQFEETECKPICRPNQPIFFYNCENISLSGVSIIDSPCWTVCIHSSKYIKVHNIRIMNNLRVPNSDGIHLCSCENVILTDSFFTCGDDCVAISGITNWDKPCENIIVSNCIMQTRSAAVRMGHLDSKVKNVVVSNLIILNSNRGIAIFANGKNGYVKSVTISNVIMTTKIFAGTWWGKGEPIVIVSPEDGNFIEDISISNVKAYSENGILIYGKDNNIRNISLKNIDIYLSFGKNRPLFGKRIDILPSQCSPFPDYMNKIPWIFAKDVFSLKLQDINYGYNLQSLKTDFDIEGIFQNVNNSFFSSIRKVAT; this is translated from the coding sequence TTGAGAATAATTGTAACTGACTTTGGAGCAAAACCAGATGGTGTAAGTTTCAGTACAGAGGCAATACAAAAGGCTATTGACATCTGTTTTGAAAATGGTGGTGGAGTTGTAGTTATACCTGCTGGAATTTACTTGAGTCGTCCTATAAGGTTAAAATCTAATGTAACCCTATATTTAGAAGAAGGTGCTGTAATCAAAGCAACCAACAATATTGAAGATTACTACCAAATTGGTTATTACCATAACGAATGGGGAGAGGTTACTTCCTTTTTGTATGCGATGAATGAAAAGGACATAGCAGTTGAGGGAAAAGGTACAATTGACCTTTCTGGAAGCAGTTTTATGGATTTTTCAAGAGCATTTAATCAGTTTGAAGAGCTATCTCAACTTGACAAAGAGCAGTTTGAAGAGACAGAATGTAAGCCAATTTGTAGACCAAATCAACCCATATTCTTTTATAACTGTGAAAACATTAGCCTGAGTGGTGTCTCTATTATTGACTCACCTTGCTGGACAGTATGCATCCATTCATCGAAATACATCAAGGTACACAACATAAGGATTATGAACAACCTCAGAGTCCCAAACAGCGACGGTATACATCTTTGCTCATGCGAAAATGTAATACTCACAGATAGCTTCTTTACATGCGGTGATGACTGTGTTGCTATATCTGGCATTACAAACTGGGACAAACCATGTGAAAATATAATTGTGTCAAACTGTATTATGCAAACACGCTCAGCAGCTGTGAGAATGGGACATTTAGATAGCAAAGTAAAGAATGTGGTTGTTTCTAATCTTATCATCCTAAATTCAAACAGAGGAATTGCAATATTCGCAAACGGCAAAAATGGGTATGTCAAATCAGTCACAATTTCAAATGTTATCATGACAACAAAAATATTTGCTGGTACATGGTGGGGAAAAGGTGAACCAATTGTAATTGTTTCCCCTGAAGACGGTAATTTTATTGAAGATATTTCTATTTCAAATGTAAAAGCTTACTCAGAAAATGGGATCTTAATCTATGGCAAAGATAATAATATCCGAAATATTTCGCTTAAAAATATTGATATATACCTCAGCTTTGGCAAAAACAGACCGCTATTTGGCAAAAGAATTGATATTCTCCCAAGTCAATGTTCACCTTTCCCTGATTACATGAATAAAATTCCATGGATTTTTGCAAAAGATGTTTTCAGTCTTAAACTTCAAGATATAAACTATGGATATAATTTACAAAGCTTAAAAACTGATTTTGACATAGAGGGAATTTTTCAAAATGTAAATAACTCCTTCTTTTCTAGTATTAGAAAAGTAGCTACTTAA
- a CDS encoding nitroreductase family protein: MSSVFENEVIKAIKERRSVRSFLPTQVEEEKIKLLLEAAIFAPSAVNGQPWFFTVVQNLDILSKINQEIRNIMLQSSDENLKKFASKEDFNVFHNAPIAIIVSGKENSQSAQVDCAAATQNILLAAKSLGLATCWIGFVGILFSSPKAQDYIKLLKIPEGYKPLWAIALGYTENYPQTVPERNWNVVEWIK, from the coding sequence ATGAGCAGTGTTTTTGAAAATGAAGTAATAAAAGCAATTAAAGAGCGTCGAAGTGTAAGAAGTTTTTTACCTACTCAAGTTGAAGAGGAAAAGATAAAACTTTTACTTGAAGCTGCAATCTTTGCTCCATCTGCTGTAAACGGTCAGCCATGGTTTTTTACAGTGGTTCAAAACCTTGATATTTTAAGCAAAATAAATCAAGAAATAAGAAACATTATGCTCCAGTCTTCTGATGAAAACTTAAAAAAATTCGCATCAAAAGAAGATTTTAACGTTTTCCACAACGCTCCAATAGCTATAATCGTTTCAGGAAAAGAAAATAGTCAATCTGCCCAGGTTGACTGTGCAGCTGCAACCCAAAACATCCTTCTTGCTGCAAAATCTCTCGGTTTGGCAACGTGCTGGATAGGATTTGTCGGGATACTTTTTTCAAGTCCAAAAGCACAAGATTATATAAAACTTCTCAAAATCCCTGAGGGATACAAACCTTTGTGGGCAATTGCTTTAGGATACACTGAAAATTATCCTCAAACAGTACCTGAAAGAAACTGGAATGTGGTTGAGTGGATAAAGTAA
- a CDS encoding PhzF family phenazine biosynthesis protein: protein MKLYQVDAFTDKLFQDNPGEVCILEDSSDEETMQNIAMEMNLSEAARQLPFSKQK, encoded by the coding sequence ATGAAGCTATATCAGGTAGATGCATTTACAGATAAGTTATTTCAGGATAACCCAGGGGAGGTTTGTATATTAGAAGATTCATCAGATGAAGAAACAATGCAAAATATTGCAATGGAGATGAACTTGTCTGAAGCGGCAAGGCAATTACCTTTTTCAAAACAGAAATAA
- a CDS encoding Csac_0668 family 2Fe-2S cluster-binding (seleno)protein codes for MDCCTTSSCSCCESSYIKASSQTCPICKHQGMLVKNFTVKHIVLDEYLSQVGSNDYFLCTNPECDVGYYQGEKLFYKQQLKVPIWLKKDANPKYVCYCGKVTEDDIMEAVLKKGAKTLSEVCKITGAMKDCKCEINNPTGKCCADIVKEAFEKAVKIRKETRDCLN; via the coding sequence ATGGACTGCTGTACAACTTCAAGCTGCTCATGCTGTGAAAGCAGCTATATTAAAGCTTCCTCTCAAACCTGCCCTATTTGCAAGCACCAAGGAATGCTTGTTAAGAATTTCACTGTAAAGCATATAGTTTTAGATGAGTATTTATCTCAAGTAGGAAGCAATGACTATTTCTTGTGTACAAACCCAGAGTGTGATGTGGGATATTACCAAGGCGAAAAACTCTTTTACAAGCAGCAGCTAAAGGTACCTATTTGGCTTAAAAAAGATGCAAATCCTAAGTACGTGTGCTATTGCGGCAAGGTTACAGAAGATGACATAATGGAAGCAGTTTTGAAAAAAGGAGCAAAAACTCTCAGTGAAGTATGTAAAATTACAGGTGCAATGAAAGATTGTAAATGCGAGATAAATAACCCTACTGGAAAGTGCTGTGCAGATATTGTAAAAGAAGCATTTGAGAAAGCTGTAAAAATTAGAAAAGAGACCAGGGACTGCCTGAACTGA
- a CDS encoding flavin reductase: MIHKTIKIEELKFNPFTLIGRDWMLITAGNINSFNTMTASWGSLGYIWERPVVSCVIRPQRFTRKFVEENEFFTLSFFGMEYRSALEICGKYSGKNVNKVEMARLTPKEDEEFKTVFFEQANLVLICKKIYFQDIIPENFLDKSIDNFYPAKDYHRMFIGEILKVLKKEE, from the coding sequence ATGATACACAAAACAATCAAAATTGAAGAACTCAAGTTTAACCCTTTTACCTTAATTGGACGAGATTGGATGCTTATTACAGCAGGAAATATCAATTCCTTTAACACAATGACTGCAAGCTGGGGAAGCCTGGGCTATATTTGGGAAAGGCCTGTTGTTTCTTGTGTAATAAGACCTCAGAGGTTTACAAGAAAGTTTGTTGAAGAAAATGAATTTTTTACACTCTCATTTTTCGGCATGGAGTATAGGTCAGCTCTTGAAATCTGCGGCAAATACTCTGGTAAAAATGTTAACAAGGTTGAGATGGCAAGACTTACTCCCAAAGAAGATGAAGAGTTCAAGACAGTGTTTTTTGAGCAAGCTAATCTTGTTTTGATTTGCAAAAAGATTTATTTTCAAGATATAATCCCTGAGAATTTTCTGGATAAAAGCATTGACAATTTTTATCCTGCAAAAGATTATCATAGAATGTTTATAGGTGAAATTCTCAAAGTGCTAAAGAAGGAGGAGTAA
- a CDS encoding FeoA family protein translates to MTLDMISKGQEVVIKSIKSKNARVYALRFGINEGSKVKCVAKINNGPIILRKNHQEIAIGNGLAKQIEVETQK, encoded by the coding sequence TTGACGCTTGATATGATTTCAAAAGGTCAAGAAGTTGTGATAAAGAGTATAAAGAGCAAAAATGCACGCGTGTATGCTTTGAGATTTGGTATAAATGAAGGAAGCAAAGTAAAATGTGTAGCTAAAATAAATAATGGTCCCATTATTCTCAGGAAAAATCACCAAGAGATTGCAATAGGAAACGGTCTTGCTAAGCAAATTGAAGTTGAGACTCAAAAGTAG
- the feoB gene encoding ferrous iron transport protein B: MNCHCVQEMLNIPDNKEVIALVGNPNVGKSVIFNKLTGRYVEVSNYPSTTVDVNYGFYKDYVIVDTPGVYGISSFNDEEIVTRDIVLNTQKIINVVDSVHLDRDLFLTQQLIDYQKEVIVVLNMFDEIEKNDIKIDIEKLKDILGVEVIATSASRGEGIDKLKEAIDKNLFKKGKSTPNLEKILESERKKFSWGSLAEAENVFSSSVSELQEKIYALRRSYVDEIFNKTVKFDTRKLEFKNKLSQVLINPVTGIPILIFTLYVMYYFMGVLVAQRLVDFTMNTVMGEYYLGFIKGIVKKFVSNAFLEKIIIGNYGMLSMFPIIFLGLLFPLVVAFHLFMSILEDSGYLPRIAALVDRVFNKIGLNGRAIIPIILGFGCVTMATITTRILGSKRERLITMFLLGLTIPCSAQLGIISGLISRLGFEYLVAYILIIGSIFGIVGMILNKILKGESTSLFIDLPTLRFPQPTNVLKKTYYKSKGFLIEAFPIFVMATLVLGILDATNLLHVIENFAQPVITGFLKLPKQITEVFILSIIRRDYGAAGLVTIPTTKGQMFVALVTTTLFVPCITSFAMMTKENGLKYSGFVWVSSAVIAILVGGVLAHIVL, translated from the coding sequence TTGAACTGTCACTGTGTTCAAGAGATGCTAAATATTCCAGATAACAAGGAGGTAATAGCACTTGTTGGGAATCCTAATGTTGGGAAGTCAGTTATTTTCAATAAACTGACAGGAAGATATGTAGAAGTTTCAAATTATCCCAGCACAACTGTAGATGTTAATTATGGTTTTTACAAGGATTATGTTATTGTCGATACACCAGGCGTTTATGGAATTTCTTCTTTCAATGATGAAGAGATTGTAACGCGTGATATTGTGCTAAATACTCAGAAGATTATAAATGTAGTCGACAGTGTACATCTTGATAGAGATTTATTTTTAACGCAGCAACTCATTGACTATCAAAAAGAAGTAATAGTAGTACTTAACATGTTTGATGAGATTGAAAAAAATGATATCAAGATTGATATAGAAAAGCTAAAAGATATACTTGGTGTTGAAGTGATAGCCACATCGGCAAGCAGGGGAGAGGGTATTGACAAGTTAAAAGAGGCTATAGATAAAAATCTTTTTAAAAAAGGCAAGTCCACACCTAATTTAGAGAAGATTTTAGAATCTGAAAGAAAGAAATTTTCTTGGGGAAGCCTTGCCGAAGCTGAAAATGTGTTCAGTTCATCAGTATCTGAACTTCAAGAAAAGATATACGCTTTGAGACGCAGTTATGTAGATGAAATATTCAATAAAACAGTCAAGTTTGATACCAGAAAGCTTGAGTTCAAAAACAAACTAAGTCAAGTTCTCATAAATCCTGTTACAGGCATTCCTATTTTAATCTTCACTTTGTATGTCATGTATTATTTCATGGGTGTTCTAGTTGCGCAAAGACTGGTTGACTTTACTATGAATACAGTGATGGGAGAGTATTACCTTGGCTTCATCAAAGGGATTGTGAAAAAGTTTGTTTCAAATGCATTTTTAGAAAAGATTATTATTGGCAATTATGGAATGCTTTCTATGTTTCCAATTATCTTTTTGGGATTGCTATTTCCTCTTGTTGTAGCCTTCCACCTTTTTATGAGTATATTAGAAGACAGCGGTTATCTCCCCAGAATTGCAGCTCTTGTTGACAGAGTATTTAATAAAATAGGTTTAAATGGAAGAGCAATAATTCCTATAATTTTGGGCTTTGGTTGTGTTACAATGGCAACAATTACAACAAGGATATTGGGGTCTAAAAGAGAAAGGCTTATCACTATGTTTTTGCTTGGCCTTACAATACCTTGTTCTGCTCAACTTGGAATAATCAGTGGGCTTATTTCCAGACTTGGATTTGAGTATTTGGTTGCTTATATTTTGATAATTGGGAGCATCTTTGGAATTGTTGGTATGATATTAAACAAAATTTTAAAAGGAGAATCAACATCGCTTTTTATAGATCTTCCAACTTTGAGATTTCCTCAACCTACTAATGTTTTGAAGAAGACTTATTATAAATCAAAAGGATTTTTGATAGAGGCTTTTCCAATTTTTGTTATGGCAACGCTTGTTCTTGGGATTTTAGATGCCACAAATCTTCTTCATGTTATAGAAAATTTTGCACAGCCGGTTATTACAGGATTTTTAAAACTGCCAAAGCAGATAACAGAGGTATTTATTCTGAGTATAATAAGACGTGATTATGGGGCTGCAGGGCTTGTGACAATCCCAACAACAAAAGGTCAGATGTTTGTTGCGCTTGTAACAACAACATTGTTTGTTCCTTGTATTACTTCTTTTGCTATGATGACAAAAGAGAACGGGCTTAAATATTCAGGTTTTGTATGGGTTTCTTCAGCTGTGATTGCGATTTTAGTGGGAGGGGTTCTTGCACATATAGTACTTTAA